In Monomorium pharaonis isolate MP-MQ-018 chromosome 3, ASM1337386v2, whole genome shotgun sequence, a genomic segment contains:
- the LOC105837868 gene encoding 26S proteasome non-ATPase regulatory subunit 10, which yields MLSQQESTPYDMAYRGKTAAVKILLNENEKLKTQTDSNGRMLMHWAALGGHDDLVRHLLSLDVPVDPTDDTNMTPLILAASAGREKVVNTLLTEGANVNAMTIDGHSALQYAASKNWKSICMALLERDADVNIADKRGATPLHRSASKGNIAIVELLMEYGKKLNIDQRDAYGNTPLHLACEEDRVEEAKLLTAHGADLMITNRERKTPLDLASPGLVRQLQEIKQKTASK from the exons ATGTTGTCGCAGCAAGAGTCCACGCCGTACGATATGGCATATCGCGGCAAAACCGCAGCCGTGAAGATTCTGCTGAACGAGAACGAGAAGCTGAAGACGCAAACGGACAGC AACGGTCGAATGTTGATGCACTGGGCGGCATTAGGCGGCCACGACGATCTGGTCAGACACTTGCTGTCCCTGGATGTACCAGTAGATCCAACGGATGAC ACAAACATGACTCCGCTGATTCTGGCGGCGTCCGCTGGCCGCGAGAAGGTTGTTAACACGTTGCTGACCGAGGGAGCGAATGTTAACGCGATGACGATCGATGGTCACTCGGCGTTGCAGTACGCCGCGTCTAAAAACTGGAAGTCCATCTGCATGGCATTGCTCGAGAGGGATGCAGACGTGAACATCGCGGACAAACGGGGTGCCACGCCTCTCCACAGATCCGCCTCGAAAGGCAACATCGCCATCGTAGAGCTCCTCATGGAGTACGGGAAGAAATTGAACATAG ATCAGAGAGACGCGTACGGCAACACACCGTTGCATCTCGCTTGCGAGGAGGATCGCGTGGAAGAAGCAAAACTGCTGACGGCGCACGGCGCGGACTTGATGATCACCAACAGAGAGCGCAAGACTCCGTTGGATCTCGCGAGTCCTGGATTAGTTCGACAGCTCCAGGAAATCAAACAAAAGACTGCGTCAAAGTGA